In Thermodesulfobacteriota bacterium, a genomic segment contains:
- the leuD gene encoding 3-isopropylmalate dehydratase small subunit, which produces MKIKGRVWKFGKDIDTDRIIPARYLTTSDPAELAKYCMEDEDPSFSKNVRAGDIIVAGKNFGCGSSREHAPIAIKAAGVGCVVAKSFARIFFRNSFNMGLPILECPEAVGSARTGDIFEVDMASGEIRNVTRKKKFKARPVPPFMQELVRAGGLMKWIKKKGF; this is translated from the coding sequence ATGAAAATTAAAGGAAGAGTCTGGAAGTTCGGTAAGGACATCGATACCGACAGGATAATCCCGGCCAGGTATCTCACCACGAGCGACCCGGCGGAGCTGGCGAAGTACTGCATGGAGGACGAGGACCCGTCTTTCAGCAAGAACGTGAGGGCCGGGGACATAATCGTAGCCGGAAAGAACTTTGGCTGCGGCTCTTCCAGGGAGCACGCCCCGATAGCCATAAAGGCCGCCGGGGTGGGCTGCGTGGTGGCAAAAAGTTTCGCGAGGATCTTCTTCCGTAACTCGTTCAACATGGGTCTTCCCATACTCGAGTGCCCGGAGGCGGTCGGCTCGGCAAGGACGGGCGATATCTTCGAGGTCGACATGGCGAGCGGGGAGATACGCAACGTGACCCGGAAGAAGAAGTTCAAGGCACGCCCCGTACCGCCCTTCATGCAGGAGCTTGTAAGGGCCGGGGGACTTATGAAGTGGATAAAGAAAAAAGGGTTT
- a CDS encoding 2-isopropylmalate synthase — MDNHVRIFDTTLRDGEQSPGASMNVEEKVIVARQLAKLGVDIIEAGFAFSSPGDFEAVARIAQEVEGPVVCSLARSIPGDIESARDALKGAAKPRIHTFISTSDIHLKHQFRMTREEALKRAVEMVSLARGYVDDVEFSPMDASRSEVSYLYEVIEATIEAGATTVNIPDTVGYALPDKFGELIKGIRDNVPNIGRAVISVHCHNDLGLAVANSLAAVINGARQVECTINGIGERAGNASLEEIVMIIKTRRDVLGLDTGINAEQIYPSSRLVTGITGMVVQPNKAIVGDNAFAHEAGIHQDGLLKEKTTYEIMSPESVGIAQSTLVMGKHSGRHAFKVRLAELCYELGDEDLNKAFARFKRLADKKKEIFDEDIEAIVQDEVLRIEVAERYKLLKLNVASGTETQPRATVEMEVDGKVVKEEGVGDGPVDAAFKVIKKVTGTGSELLRYSVNAITGGTDAQGEVTCRLREGEHIVLGQGAHTDIIVASARAYINALNRLAHRKQVRKERLI; from the coding sequence ATGGATAACCATGTAAGGATATTCGATACCACCTTGAGGGACGGCGAGCAGTCGCCGGGCGCCTCCATGAACGTGGAGGAGAAGGTGATCGTGGCGAGGCAGCTCGCCAAGCTCGGGGTGGACATAATAGAGGCCGGCTTCGCCTTCAGCTCGCCTGGCGACTTCGAGGCCGTCGCGAGGATCGCTCAAGAGGTGGAGGGGCCGGTGGTCTGCTCGCTCGCGCGTTCCATACCCGGCGATATAGAGTCGGCCCGGGACGCCTTGAAGGGTGCCGCTAAGCCGAGGATACACACCTTTATCTCCACCTCGGACATACATCTAAAGCACCAGTTCCGCATGACGAGAGAAGAGGCCCTGAAGAGGGCCGTGGAGATGGTCTCTCTCGCCCGGGGCTACGTCGACGACGTGGAGTTCTCCCCCATGGACGCCTCCAGGAGCGAAGTGTCCTATCTCTACGAGGTAATAGAGGCGACCATAGAGGCGGGTGCGACGACGGTGAACATCCCGGACACGGTAGGGTACGCGCTGCCGGATAAGTTCGGAGAACTCATAAAGGGGATACGGGATAACGTGCCGAACATAGGCCGCGCCGTCATATCGGTCCACTGCCATAACGACCTCGGGCTCGCCGTGGCCAACTCGCTTGCCGCCGTAATAAACGGCGCCAGACAGGTGGAGTGCACCATAAACGGCATAGGCGAGAGGGCCGGGAACGCCTCCCTGGAAGAGATAGTGATGATCATAAAGACACGGCGGGACGTCCTCGGCCTCGATACCGGCATAAACGCCGAGCAGATATACCCGTCGAGCAGGCTCGTCACCGGCATAACCGGCATGGTGGTACAGCCCAACAAGGCCATAGTCGGAGATAACGCCTTCGCCCACGAGGCCGGCATACACCAGGACGGGCTCCTGAAGGAGAAGACCACCTACGAGATAATGAGCCCCGAGAGCGTAGGGATAGCCCAGTCCACGCTCGTTATGGGGAAGCACTCGGGCCGCCACGCCTTCAAGGTCAGGCTCGCCGAACTATGCTACGAGCTCGGCGATGAGGATTTAAACAAGGCCTTCGCGCGCTTCAAGCGCCTTGCCGACAAGAAAAAAGAGATCTTCGACGAGGACATAGAGGCCATCGTGCAGGACGAGGTGTTGAGGATCGAGGTGGCCGAGCGTTATAAGCTCTTGAAACTCAACGTGGCGAGCGGCACGGAGACCCAGCCCCGTGCCACGGTCGAGATGGAGGTCGACGGCAAGGTAGTAAAAGAGGAGGGTGTCGGCGACGGGCCGGTGGACGCCGCCTTCAAGGTGATAAAGAAGGTAACCGGCACCGGGAGCGAGCTCCTGAGGTACTCGGTCAACGCCATAACCGGAGGGACCGACGCCCAGGGCGAGGTTACGTGCAGGCTCAGGGAAGGAGAGCACATAGTGCTCGGCCAGGGCGCCCACACCGATATAATCGTGGCGAGCGCGAGGGCCTACATAAACGCGCTTAACAGGCTCGCCCACAGGAAACAGGTAAGGAAGGAACGGCTCATATGA
- the pssA gene encoding CDP-diacylglycerol--serine O-phosphatidyltransferase has product MLDNEIDNKGKSRKGIKRGVYLLPNLITSASLFGGFYAIVASLDGNFEMAAVAIIISGLLDGLDGRLARLTGTTSKFGVEYDSLSDLVAFGLAPAILIFTWALRPFGRYGWLAAFLFVVCAALRLARFNVQITTIESKRFNGLPVPAAAGLVASTVLLLHYIGQPETVKHVTVLLLVYTLAFLMVSNVKYYSFKELNLSKRMPFNLLVALIFVFIVIAAQPQIMLFALAFSYTASGPLTTLLDRRKKAAAKAIEAAGEAGVGGKDGGRAAEDRPRK; this is encoded by the coding sequence ATGCTGGATAACGAGATAGACAATAAAGGCAAGAGCCGGAAGGGGATAAAGAGGGGCGTCTATCTGCTGCCGAACCTCATCACCTCGGCGAGCCTCTTCGGCGGTTTTTACGCCATAGTCGCCTCGCTCGACGGCAACTTCGAGATGGCGGCCGTGGCGATAATCATCTCGGGGCTCCTCGACGGGTTGGACGGGAGGCTGGCCAGGCTTACCGGCACAACGAGCAAGTTCGGCGTGGAGTACGACTCGCTCTCGGACCTCGTGGCCTTCGGGCTCGCCCCGGCCATACTTATCTTCACCTGGGCGCTCAGGCCGTTCGGTAGGTACGGATGGCTCGCGGCCTTCCTCTTCGTGGTATGCGCGGCGCTCAGGCTCGCGCGCTTCAACGTCCAGATAACCACTATCGAGAGCAAGCGATTTAACGGACTGCCGGTACCGGCCGCCGCCGGGCTCGTGGCCTCCACGGTGCTCCTCCTCCACTACATAGGACAGCCCGAGACGGTAAAGCACGTCACGGTACTGCTACTCGTGTACACGCTGGCCTTCCTCATGGTCAGCAACGTAAAGTACTACAGCTTCAAGGAGCTTAACCTCTCGAAGAGGATGCCGTTTAACCTGCTGGTGGCCCTTATATTCGTCTTTATCGTAATCGCCGCGCAGCCGCAGATAATGCTCTTCGCGCTTGCGTTCTCCTACACGGCCTCCGGCCCCCTTACCACGCTCTTGGACAGGAGGAAGAAAGCCGCGGCAAAGGCCATAGAGGCGGCGGGGGAAGCGGGGGTGGGTGGAAAAGACGGAGGCAGGGCCGCGGAGGATCGTCCCCGTAAATAA
- the leuC gene encoding 3-isopropylmalate dehydratase large subunit: protein MTITEKILAKHAGLKEVVPGELINARVDIALGNDITAPIAIKAFRKIGAKKVFNRKRVVLIPDHFTPNKDIQSAAQCKVLKEFAIEQRLTHYFEGGDVGVEHALLPEKGIVGPGDLVIGADSHTCTYGALGAFSTGVGSTDLAAAMITGKLWFKVPESVKFVFRGRLRKWVSGKDLILRTIGDIGVDGALYRAMEFTGSVIKKLSMDSRLAMCNMAIEAGGKNGIIEPDETTEEYVKRRTERAYKFYSSDRDAEYSDVIEYDCSKIEPQVACPHLPENTKNVTEVGNIPIDQVVIGSCTNGRLEDMQVAARVLKGKKVAKYTRLIVIPATPFIYEESMRRGWFDVFLKAGGVISPPTCGPCLGGHMGVLAAGERAVATTNRNFVGRMGDVKSEVYLTNPAVAAASAVKGRIAHPDEVVR from the coding sequence ATGACCATAACGGAAAAGATACTCGCGAAGCACGCGGGCCTCAAGGAGGTCGTGCCGGGCGAGCTCATAAACGCAAGGGTGGACATCGCGCTCGGTAACGACATAACCGCGCCCATAGCCATCAAGGCTTTCAGGAAGATAGGCGCCAAAAAGGTCTTTAACCGTAAGAGGGTCGTCCTCATCCCGGACCACTTTACGCCCAATAAGGACATCCAGTCGGCCGCGCAGTGCAAGGTGTTGAAGGAGTTCGCGATCGAGCAGCGGCTCACGCACTACTTCGAGGGCGGGGACGTCGGGGTGGAGCACGCCCTCCTGCCGGAGAAGGGGATAGTCGGGCCCGGCGACCTCGTAATCGGCGCGGACTCGCACACCTGCACCTACGGCGCTCTCGGAGCGTTCTCGACGGGAGTGGGCTCCACCGACCTCGCGGCCGCCATGATAACGGGAAAGCTCTGGTTCAAGGTGCCGGAGTCCGTTAAGTTCGTCTTCCGCGGGAGGCTCAGGAAATGGGTCAGCGGGAAGGATTTAATCCTCCGAACCATAGGGGACATAGGCGTTGACGGCGCCCTCTACAGGGCGATGGAGTTCACCGGGAGCGTTATAAAAAAACTCAGCATGGACAGCCGCCTTGCCATGTGCAACATGGCCATAGAGGCCGGCGGCAAGAACGGTATTATAGAGCCGGATGAAACGACCGAAGAGTACGTAAAGAGGCGGACCGAACGGGCTTATAAGTTCTACTCCAGCGACCGGGACGCCGAGTACTCCGACGTCATCGAATACGACTGCTCGAAGATAGAGCCGCAGGTAGCCTGCCCGCACCTGCCCGAGAACACGAAGAACGTAACCGAGGTCGGGAACATCCCGATAGACCAGGTAGTGATAGGCTCGTGCACCAACGGGAGGCTAGAGGACATGCAGGTGGCGGCGAGAGTCTTGAAGGGGAAGAAGGTGGCCAAGTACACGAGGCTCATCGTAATCCCGGCCACCCCCTTCATATACGAGGAGTCCATGAGGCGGGGGTGGTTCGACGTATTCCTCAAGGCAGGCGGGGTGATAAGCCCTCCCACGTGCGGGCCGTGTCTTGGCGGACACATGGGCGTACTCGCCGCCGGAGAGAGGGCCGTAGCCACGACCAACAGGAACTTCGTCGGAAGGATGGGGGACGTGAAGAGCGAGGTCTATCTTACGAACCCGGCCGTGGCCGCGGCCTCGGCCGTGAAGGGCCGCATCGCCCACCCCGACGAGGTCGTGCGGTAA